Proteins encoded within one genomic window of Ailuropoda melanoleuca isolate Jingjing chromosome 16, ASM200744v2, whole genome shotgun sequence:
- the LOC100483553 gene encoding olfactory receptor 9K2 encodes MGDRRTSNHSEVTDFILVGFRVHPELHILLFLLFLLVYAMILLGNVGMMTIIMTDPRLNTPMYFFLGNLSFIDLFYSSVIAPKAMINFWSESKSISFAGCVTQFFLFALFIVAEGFLLAAMAYDRFIAICNPLLYSVQMSTRLCIQLVAGSYFCGCISSVLQTGMTFTLPFCASRAIDHFYCDTRPLQRISCSDPFIYRMISFSLSGIIILPTIIVIIISYLYIVSTVLKIRSSEGRKKAFSTCSSHLGVVSVLYGAVFFMYLTPDRFPELSKVASLCYTLVTPMLNPLIYSLRNKDVKEALKKLLEARNTIV; translated from the coding sequence ATGGGTGACAGGCGGACAAGCAATCACTCAGAAGTGACTGACTTCATTCTTGTAGGCTTCAGGGTCCACCCAGAGCTCCAcattctcctcttcctgctctttctgcTTGTGTATGCCATGATCCTTCTAGGGAATGTTGGCATGATGACCATTATTATGACTGATCCGCGGCTGAACACACCAATGTATTTCTTCCTAGGCAACCTCTccttcattgatctcttctattCTTCTGTTATTGCCCCCAAGGCCATGATCAACTTCTGGTCTGAGAGCAAGTCCATCTCCTTTGCAGGCTGTGTGACCCAGTTCTTTCTCTTTGCCCTCTTCATTGTGGCCGAGGGATTTCTCCTGGCAGCCATGGCTTATGACCGCTTCATTGCCATCTGCAACCCCCTCCTCTACTCTGTCCAGATGTCAACTCGTCTCTGCATTCAGTTGGTGGCTGGTTCCTATTTTTGTGGCTGCATCAGCTCAGTTCTTCAGACAGGCATGACATTTACTTTGCCATTTTGTGCTTCCCGGGCCATTGACCACTTTTACTGTGATACTCGCCCACTTCAGAGGATTTCTTGTTCTGACCCCTTCATCTATAGGatgatttctttctccttatctgGGATCATTATCTTGCCTACCatcatagttattattatttcttacttgTATATTGTGTCCACAGTTCTGAAGATACGCTCGTCTGAGGGACGTAAGAAAGCCTTCTCCACTTGCAGCTCTCACCTAGGAGTTGTGAGTGTATTGTATGGTGCTGTCTTTTTTATGTATCTCACTCCTGACAGATTTCCTGAGCTGAGTAAAGTGGCCTCCTTATGTTACACCTTAGTCACTCCCATGTTGAATCCTTTGATTTACTCCCTGAGAAACAAAGATGTCAAAGAGGCTCTAAAGAAACTTCTAGAGGCGAGAAATacaattgtttga